One genomic segment of Pseudoalteromonas sp. GCY includes these proteins:
- the mnmC gene encoding bifunctional tRNA (5-methylaminomethyl-2-thiouridine)(34)-methyltransferase MnmD/FAD-dependent 5-carboxymethylaminomethyl-2-thiouridine(34) oxidoreductase MnmC yields the protein MIKNAQIHFNDAGTPVADSFDDVYFSNDDGLAESHYVFYTQNHIDERLQNHGKDRFVIAETGFGTGLNFLNAWYHFNQRSKDASVNQLHFVSFEKYPIHIDDLVKALQAWPTLAPLAKKLCQQYPMALEGCHRLEFDNGQVTLDLWFGDIHDNLPQLSFEQTGFVDAWFLDGFAPSKNPDMWQQCLFDAMANMSRDSATLATFTAAGFVRRGLQDAGFACKKVKGFGRKREMVVGTLSRANKNSNTPAYYSTTPRKLENIAIIGGGIASSCLLYHLSKRNLGATLFCQDDALAKGASHNRQGALYPNLQADHTPSSELYAHSFLYAKRLYQHIANAGYHFAHDWCGVLLQSVSEAKRAQHQNLAEKATWPHDLIHAVDAKQASVIANTTLSYGGLYIPEAGWLNPAEVTQAVFDAAHAFKAVSTHFNTDIQKLEKTESGWLLHSEDNTFGPFSDVFVCGGEHSDRFEQTKHIPIHGVRGQVSHVDAGEESQKLNTVLCHKGYFTPAMNGQHCMGATFEKNSKSREVKAEDDAVNRAQLERFYKDTDLAASLGEITSAKAAVRCCFNDHLPMLGQVQHNDEFCSAFANLRKGKHYGFGKPALPYEGIHIVTGFGARGLCSAPLATEHLVATLLGEARPLSERVHQAIHPARLLVRDLIRSKI from the coding sequence ATGATAAAAAACGCTCAAATACACTTCAACGATGCTGGTACCCCTGTTGCCGATAGTTTTGACGATGTCTATTTTTCCAACGATGATGGGTTAGCTGAGTCACATTACGTCTTTTATACTCAGAACCATATCGACGAGCGGTTACAAAATCATGGCAAAGACCGATTTGTCATCGCAGAAACTGGTTTTGGTACTGGATTAAACTTTCTCAACGCTTGGTATCACTTCAACCAGCGTAGCAAAGACGCAAGCGTTAACCAACTCCACTTTGTCTCATTTGAGAAATACCCAATCCATATTGATGATTTAGTTAAAGCGCTACAAGCTTGGCCTACGCTTGCCCCGCTCGCCAAAAAACTCTGCCAACAATACCCGATGGCCCTTGAAGGATGCCATCGCCTAGAGTTTGACAATGGTCAAGTGACTTTAGATTTATGGTTTGGTGATATTCACGATAATTTACCACAACTAAGTTTTGAACAAACCGGATTTGTCGATGCTTGGTTTTTAGATGGTTTTGCACCGAGTAAAAACCCAGATATGTGGCAACAATGCTTATTTGATGCCATGGCCAATATGAGCCGAGACAGCGCTACTTTAGCTACATTTACCGCAGCGGGTTTTGTCCGCAGGGGACTACAAGACGCTGGCTTTGCGTGCAAAAAAGTCAAAGGGTTTGGTCGCAAACGCGAAATGGTGGTCGGAACGCTGAGCCGTGCCAATAAAAATTCCAATACTCCAGCGTATTACAGCACCACACCACGCAAACTAGAGAATATCGCTATTATTGGCGGCGGTATTGCCTCAAGTTGTTTGTTGTATCACCTTAGTAAACGTAATCTAGGCGCAACACTTTTTTGCCAAGACGACGCCTTAGCCAAAGGTGCTTCTCACAATCGTCAAGGCGCACTATATCCAAACCTGCAAGCAGATCACACGCCATCGAGCGAGCTATACGCCCACAGCTTTTTATATGCAAAGCGCCTTTATCAGCATATTGCAAATGCGGGCTACCACTTCGCACACGATTGGTGTGGCGTACTCTTGCAGTCCGTTAGTGAGGCCAAACGAGCGCAGCATCAAAACTTAGCTGAAAAAGCAACTTGGCCGCATGACTTAATTCATGCCGTTGATGCCAAGCAGGCTTCAGTTATCGCAAATACAACACTGTCCTACGGTGGACTTTATATTCCAGAGGCTGGCTGGCTAAACCCGGCAGAGGTAACGCAAGCAGTGTTTGATGCAGCTCACGCATTCAAAGCGGTTTCGACTCATTTTAATACTGATATACAAAAGCTTGAAAAAACTGAGAGTGGCTGGCTGTTACACAGTGAAGATAATACATTTGGGCCGTTTTCAGATGTTTTTGTCTGTGGCGGTGAGCACTCTGACCGATTCGAGCAAACCAAACATATTCCTATACACGGCGTTCGCGGTCAGGTCTCTCATGTTGATGCTGGAGAAGAATCACAAAAACTCAATACTGTACTTTGCCATAAAGGGTACTTCACTCCCGCAATGAATGGGCAACATTGTATGGGCGCAACATTTGAAAAAAATAGCAAAAGCCGAGAGGTAAAAGCCGAAGATGATGCAGTTAACCGCGCCCAGCTTGAACGCTTTTATAAAGACACGGATTTAGCCGCGAGTCTTGGCGAGATTACCTCTGCAAAAGCCGCTGTACGTTGCTGTTTTAACGATCATTTGCCTATGCTTGGTCAAGTCCAGCATAACGATGAGTTTTGCTCGGCCTTTGCCAATTTAAGAAAGGGAAAACACTACGGTTTTGGGAAGCCAGCACTACCCTATGAAGGAATTCATATCGTTACCGGTTTTGGCGCACGAGGACTGTGCAGTGCTCCACTTGCTACTGAGCACTTAGTTGCAACTCTACTTGGCGAAGCAAGACCTTTAAGCGAACGAGTACATCAGGCAATCCACCCAGCAAGATTGCTCGTCAGAGATTTAATTAGAAGTAAAATCTAA
- a CDS encoding DUF3612 domain-containing protein: MAKVASLIRKSHFLGTKIRNLRKRNHLTLEDLSARCVKQDPASAPSVSYLSMIERGQRTPSEAMLENFSTVFQKPIEWFLDSQPEAPEIAPDKGNFGGIMGMALEPNFLFAKEILQIAIPEMLSQAGISGRQFAHLLIRAHQEHHQNHFPDLERAADEVGGKNLYLSCDDLMAILIAKGRKVEWFEQSSPDGEGMITSYFKEPNMVFINRALHAHPARMKYDLAVHIGHAVLHNSEGLECVLTTGESRKSSDNPDHDTPNAQDILSAWQDFESSFFAGALLCPRTPFRQLLESRGYDVRVHEQLGISASVAMRRMTSVSPYPHWHYFDAYQAGKLKAVYRGNGIPLPWGNMRSVADPCQHWAVFRKFHDDSNSASAQLSILNVNGKPRLYCCESVKIVDVANRPRVLCAGLDLNPAINAQGIDADALIGELQQACISHGGASVVPYHMKTQLLRVAKILNIQWIERGLEGSVRVICTRGKSCPRKPGCYVLSSASNLE, translated from the coding sequence ATGGCAAAAGTTGCAAGCTTAATTAGAAAGTCTCACTTTTTGGGCACTAAAATAAGAAATCTAAGAAAGCGTAACCATCTGACTTTAGAAGACTTATCGGCTCGATGTGTTAAGCAAGATCCGGCCAGTGCGCCCTCCGTTTCCTACCTATCAATGATTGAAAGAGGCCAGCGTACGCCAAGCGAAGCGATGCTCGAAAACTTCTCTACTGTATTTCAAAAGCCGATTGAGTGGTTTTTAGACAGTCAACCAGAAGCACCGGAGATAGCGCCAGATAAAGGCAATTTCGGTGGGATAATGGGGATGGCTTTAGAGCCCAACTTTCTATTTGCCAAAGAGATATTACAAATTGCGATCCCAGAAATGCTGTCCCAAGCGGGGATCAGTGGTAGGCAGTTTGCGCACCTTTTGATCCGCGCCCACCAAGAACACCATCAAAACCACTTTCCTGATTTAGAGCGAGCAGCCGATGAAGTGGGAGGTAAAAATCTCTATCTCAGCTGTGATGACCTCATGGCAATCTTGATAGCAAAAGGTCGAAAAGTGGAGTGGTTTGAGCAATCTTCGCCTGACGGAGAGGGGATGATCACTTCTTATTTCAAAGAGCCAAACATGGTGTTTATAAATCGCGCGTTGCACGCACATCCCGCGAGAATGAAATACGATTTAGCCGTTCATATTGGCCATGCCGTGCTTCACAATAGTGAGGGTTTAGAATGTGTACTCACGACTGGAGAAAGCCGAAAGAGTAGTGATAATCCAGATCACGATACCCCAAATGCCCAAGATATTTTGAGCGCGTGGCAAGATTTTGAATCGAGCTTCTTCGCAGGGGCTTTATTGTGTCCCCGTACACCATTTCGGCAGTTACTCGAAAGCCGAGGTTACGATGTGCGCGTCCATGAGCAACTTGGTATTTCTGCTTCCGTCGCAATGCGCAGAATGACATCGGTTTCACCTTATCCACATTGGCATTATTTTGATGCTTATCAAGCAGGTAAACTAAAGGCGGTGTATCGGGGCAATGGCATTCCTTTACCTTGGGGCAATATGCGTAGCGTTGCCGATCCGTGTCAGCACTGGGCCGTATTTCGTAAATTTCATGATGATAGTAATAGTGCCAGTGCTCAGCTTTCGATCCTGAACGTCAATGGTAAACCGCGTTTGTATTGCTGTGAGTCAGTAAAAATCGTTGATGTTGCGAATCGTCCAAGGGTGTTGTGCGCAGGTCTCGATCTCAATCCTGCTATTAATGCACAAGGGATTGATGCCGATGCCTTGATTGGAGAATTGCAACAAGCTTGTATTAGCCACGGTGGGGCGAGCGTGGTGCCCTATCATATGAAAACCCAATTACTCCGTGTCGCCAAGATTTTAAATATCCAGTGGATTGAAAGAGGGCTTGAGGGCTCAGTTCGGGTGATTTGTACTCGAGGAAAAAGCTGCCCAAGAAAGCCGGGGTGTTATGTGCTTTCTTCAGCTAGTAACCTTGAGTAG
- a CDS encoding malate synthase, with translation MAAQLQPHTEQPIDDTKAQQSMLAKQYLDEQCPLEFGSHMEVTDYVVYYNHLLAFFANGTHCGLKNCSQFVALCGHRETPEAILLKQDDGLHIEITFNRTGMLGQFDSAHIEDIIVETPLASVVGKKTKTQLQKLWMSFYHGVQQPAGKACYRAKNGDDYEL, from the coding sequence ATGGCAGCGCAATTACAACCGCATACAGAGCAACCAATTGACGATACGAAAGCGCAACAGTCAATGCTGGCAAAACAGTATCTTGATGAACAATGTCCTTTAGAATTTGGCTCACACATGGAGGTGACAGACTATGTGGTTTACTACAATCACCTGCTTGCGTTTTTTGCCAACGGTACCCATTGTGGTTTAAAAAATTGTAGCCAATTCGTCGCGCTTTGCGGTCACCGTGAAACGCCAGAGGCTATTTTGTTAAAACAGGACGATGGCTTACATATTGAAATTACCTTCAATCGCACCGGAATGCTCGGCCAATTTGATAGCGCCCATATCGAAGATATTATCGTCGAAACACCACTGGCGTCTGTGGTTGGTAAAAAGACTAAAACCCAGCTACAAAAACTGTGGATGAGCTTTTATCACGGAGTGCAACAACCGGCAGGAAAAGCCTGTTATCGTGCCAAAAATGGGGATGATTATGAACTTTGA
- a CDS encoding cation:dicarboxylate symporter family transporter: protein MTKLLNFLKNINWMLWALILGIFAGLVFGERLSFLKPIGTGFVNLMQITILPYIVVSLIVGLGKFNPEQVKSILAKAALVMISIWVVGLAVIWCFIMTLPAHDAGTFFSPALVAAAPEVDFVKHYIPSNPFASMAEGNVPALVIFCIALGMALISNQKKNRLLDVLEVVGQGLSVISKKIIAIFPIGIFAMTASTAGTMSAEELSELQVYWVVVLCVGVYLMLVLLPMLVAALTPVKYRDLIMVMRNAWITAFSTGNVFIVLPVITEGIKEHLRKIKQSDESSDHIAEVLVPIAYTFPSLGKLTTLIFVSFAAWLTGNQIGIEQIPNVSLSAMLSYFANVHIAIPYLLDTLRVPADTYQLYLSMSVLTAKVVSPTTVVYIFAFVFLCIFINRRQLHLKRVRSVYYLTLLSALLPAFMLLSFTANNYLGKQTKSADEAIANMVISDTVPAHVLSYVPKAYQSGELSLTNIDVIKKRNLLRVGYLIDNVPFSYFNQKDQLVGFDVSLAHGLASDLGVKIEFIPFKKPQLAEYLNKGYFDIAMSGLEINIADLQSVRFSDKVLELQLALLAKDHDLKKFADKSALLTLDKLNLAHVEYAPLLKQLAQQNPKVKVSGINNLQSYFKHPEKYDALVISAEAGFAWSMFYPKFGVVVPEGASLKYPVGFAVAKRNQDLLSYVNAWLTIQHTNGRIEKTYDYWILGKGSVQKQTRWSLMDELEIDPNTLIDKLKF from the coding sequence ATGACTAAATTGCTTAATTTTCTAAAAAACATTAACTGGATGCTTTGGGCGCTCATACTTGGCATTTTTGCTGGTTTAGTTTTCGGTGAACGGTTATCATTTTTAAAACCTATCGGTACAGGTTTTGTAAATCTGATGCAAATCACCATTCTCCCTTATATTGTCGTCAGCCTTATCGTGGGTTTGGGGAAATTTAATCCCGAACAAGTTAAAAGCATTCTTGCAAAAGCGGCGTTAGTCATGATCTCCATTTGGGTGGTAGGTCTTGCTGTGATCTGGTGCTTTATTATGACATTACCAGCGCATGATGCCGGGACCTTTTTCTCCCCAGCACTGGTCGCCGCAGCTCCCGAAGTAGACTTCGTTAAACATTATATTCCCTCTAATCCCTTTGCTTCTATGGCAGAAGGTAATGTACCTGCCTTAGTCATATTTTGTATTGCGCTAGGTATGGCGCTTATTTCTAATCAAAAGAAAAACCGTTTGCTCGATGTGTTAGAAGTTGTCGGTCAAGGTCTGTCGGTTATTTCCAAGAAGATCATTGCCATCTTCCCTATCGGCATTTTTGCGATGACAGCAAGCACCGCAGGCACCATGAGCGCAGAAGAGCTATCTGAATTGCAAGTGTACTGGGTTGTCGTGTTATGTGTCGGCGTGTATTTGATGTTAGTACTACTACCTATGCTTGTTGCTGCACTCACCCCAGTTAAGTACCGCGACCTTATAATGGTTATGCGCAATGCGTGGATCACCGCATTTAGTACCGGAAACGTTTTTATTGTATTGCCAGTGATCACCGAGGGGATCAAAGAGCATTTACGCAAAATTAAGCAAAGCGACGAAAGCTCTGATCACATCGCTGAGGTGTTAGTGCCAATCGCTTATACCTTCCCGAGTTTAGGAAAGCTTACGACCCTCATTTTTGTCTCTTTTGCAGCATGGCTTACAGGCAACCAAATCGGCATCGAACAAATTCCTAATGTGTCTTTGTCGGCGATGCTAAGTTACTTTGCTAACGTACATATCGCTATTCCCTATTTGCTCGATACCTTGCGTGTCCCGGCTGATACTTATCAGTTATATCTATCGATGTCAGTACTCACCGCAAAAGTGGTTTCACCGACCACTGTGGTGTATATCTTCGCATTTGTATTTTTATGTATTTTCATCAACCGCAGACAATTACACCTAAAACGCGTGCGCTCGGTTTATTATTTAACGCTACTATCTGCATTACTCCCAGCATTTATGTTGTTGAGTTTTACAGCAAATAATTACCTTGGTAAACAAACTAAATCGGCCGATGAGGCCATTGCTAATATGGTGATTTCAGATACCGTCCCTGCTCATGTGCTTAGCTATGTCCCTAAAGCATACCAAAGTGGTGAGTTGTCTTTGACAAATATCGATGTGATTAAAAAACGTAACTTGCTGCGTGTTGGATATCTTATCGATAATGTGCCGTTTAGTTACTTTAATCAAAAAGACCAGTTAGTTGGTTTTGATGTCAGCCTCGCACATGGGCTCGCATCCGACCTTGGGGTTAAAATCGAGTTTATTCCTTTCAAAAAGCCACAACTGGCAGAGTATCTCAACAAAGGATATTTCGACATTGCAATGTCTGGCCTTGAAATTAATATTGCCGACTTACAAAGCGTGCGCTTTAGTGACAAGGTGTTGGAACTGCAACTGGCGCTCTTGGCCAAAGATCATGATTTAAAGAAGTTTGCTGACAAGTCAGCCCTACTTACGCTTGATAAGCTGAATTTAGCTCACGTTGAGTATGCTCCGCTACTCAAACAATTGGCGCAGCAAAACCCTAAGGTAAAAGTATCCGGTATTAACAATCTGCAAAGCTATTTTAAGCACCCAGAAAAATATGACGCCTTAGTGATCAGCGCAGAGGCGGGCTTTGCATGGAGCATGTTCTACCCTAAATTTGGTGTTGTAGTGCCGGAAGGGGCGAGTTTGAAATACCCCGTTGGATTTGCTGTCGCCAAGCGCAATCAAGATTTACTGAGTTATGTAAATGCTTGGCTGACTATCCAGCATACCAATGGCCGTATTGAAAAAACCTATGATTACTGGATCTTAGGAAAAGGTAGTGTACAAAAGCAAACTCGCTGGTCGTTAATGGATGAACTTGAAATCGACCCAAACACACTTATTGATAAACTGAAGTTCTAA
- the recD gene encoding exodeoxyribonuclease V subunit alpha, which produces MSQLSMDFEAFDHHGFTALLLEHKRVGKADIALAKLLNQQGYDDHFYVFLLLLIAHGRQHSCLELDSIDYQDPFELSYAVADESVELSPFSSTGIAVAALAQHPAIGEDKPLRLYGNKLYLARLANYEARLAGHFEMLAKADVTLDEAKLSALLASFFPASEEDIDWQKVACTLAIIKRFCVITGGPGTGKTTTVTKLLAILQSLYNSAPLTIKLVAPTGKAAARLSESIIGAKARLNLPPALADLLPEQAQTIHRLLGVIPNSVHYRHNQDNPLHVDVLIVDEASMVDLSLMAKLVDALPKHARLILLGDKDQLASVDTGNVLSDLCENLTLGQAPHYSQALKAKLAELSKQNLPESSDSSADFMLEDNLAFLQKSHRFDSRSGIGQLAFAVNSNNKRRLDSVLGQGYSDIQHHELNSETYNALIARAAEQYQRYLLAIHHGESEAIIHSEFASYQLLAAVREGPYGVNELNRRVELKLSQMGLVQPTGRFYVGMPIMITQNDYQLKLFNGDIGIILRDEQGELQASFIDEQGSVRRFYPARLPSFDRVYVMTIHKSQGSEFAYTAMILPPIQRAQQGINRQLIYTGITRAKQQFELVAQYKVLVQGMNRSVSRSSGLRDRLAFKN; this is translated from the coding sequence ATGAGCCAGTTAAGTATGGACTTTGAGGCATTTGACCATCACGGTTTCACGGCGCTATTGCTTGAACACAAACGAGTTGGTAAAGCCGATATCGCGTTAGCCAAGTTATTGAATCAGCAAGGCTACGACGACCACTTCTATGTATTTTTACTATTATTAATCGCTCATGGACGTCAGCATAGTTGTTTAGAGTTAGACAGTATTGATTATCAGGATCCGTTTGAGCTCAGCTACGCGGTTGCGGATGAATCTGTAGAGTTGTCGCCATTTTCAAGCACGGGCATAGCTGTTGCTGCGCTCGCACAGCATCCTGCGATCGGTGAAGATAAGCCGCTTCGGCTATACGGTAATAAGCTCTACTTGGCGAGATTAGCAAATTATGAAGCAAGGCTTGCAGGACACTTTGAAATGTTGGCGAAAGCCGATGTTACGCTGGACGAAGCTAAACTGAGTGCCCTGTTGGCGTCGTTTTTTCCGGCCAGTGAAGAAGACATTGATTGGCAAAAAGTGGCTTGTACGCTTGCTATCATTAAGCGATTTTGTGTCATCACGGGCGGTCCCGGTACGGGAAAAACCACGACGGTCACAAAACTGCTTGCGATTTTACAATCGCTTTATAACAGTGCGCCGTTGACCATCAAGCTAGTTGCGCCAACCGGCAAAGCGGCTGCCAGGCTCAGTGAGTCAATTATCGGTGCGAAAGCGAGGTTAAATCTGCCGCCAGCACTTGCAGATTTACTGCCGGAGCAGGCGCAAACTATTCATCGCTTGTTAGGCGTTATTCCTAATAGCGTTCACTATCGTCACAATCAAGATAACCCGCTGCATGTTGATGTGCTGATTGTCGACGAAGCATCCATGGTGGACTTATCGCTTATGGCAAAGCTGGTGGATGCACTACCAAAACATGCACGGCTTATTTTGCTCGGCGATAAAGATCAGCTCGCATCTGTAGATACCGGTAATGTACTCAGCGATCTATGTGAAAACTTAACGCTTGGACAAGCACCACATTACAGTCAGGCACTGAAAGCAAAGCTAGCTGAGTTGAGTAAACAAAACCTGCCTGAGTCGAGTGATAGCAGCGCTGACTTTATGTTGGAAGATAATCTGGCGTTTTTACAAAAAAGTCACCGTTTTGATAGTCGAAGTGGGATTGGTCAGTTAGCATTTGCCGTAAATAGCAACAACAAGCGGCGATTAGACAGTGTACTGGGGCAAGGTTATAGTGATATACAGCATCATGAATTAAATAGTGAAACCTATAATGCCTTAATTGCTAGAGCGGCGGAGCAATATCAGCGATACCTTCTTGCCATTCATCATGGTGAGAGTGAGGCCATAATTCATAGCGAGTTTGCCAGCTATCAATTACTTGCGGCCGTGCGAGAAGGGCCTTACGGTGTGAACGAATTAAATCGCAGAGTAGAGCTCAAGCTTAGTCAAATGGGATTAGTGCAACCGACAGGGCGCTTTTACGTTGGTATGCCTATTATGATCACCCAAAATGATTACCAGTTAAAATTGTTTAACGGCGATATCGGGATTATTTTACGCGACGAACAGGGTGAGCTACAGGCATCATTTATTGATGAACAGGGAAGTGTTAGGCGCTTTTATCCTGCCAGATTGCCGAGCTTTGATAGAGTGTATGTAATGACTATCCACAAATCGCAAGGCTCTGAGTTTGCTTACACGGCAATGATACTACCACCGATTCAACGTGCGCAGCAGGGCATAAATCGCCAGCTTATTTATACAGGGATCACCCGAGCTAAACAGCAGTTTGAATTGGTGGCGCAATATAAGGTATTAGTGCAGGGTATGAATCGAAGTGTAAGTCGCAGTAGTGGACTTAGAGATAGGCTTGCGTTTAAGAACTAA